A single Lolium perenne isolate Kyuss_39 chromosome 6, Kyuss_2.0, whole genome shotgun sequence DNA region contains:
- the LOC127309087 gene encoding protein FAR1-RELATED SEQUENCE 5-like has product MKKANEKLGPFLGRHPGLAEDFNECINESMSEDEFEARWAEMIAKWDLAEHETFLWLKKYAKFWVPCYYRHRFFPFLQSTQRSEGFNAVLKRYINPHNSIKHFVKQYEKLQQRILGKEGHNDFRTDELEPDPWSSFPIEKQALAVYTRPIYHRFRKEFALIGCYNVQPQGNNLYQLVPNNEKCYPYGGRYYMVNDNGGQFNCECCKFERDDQYILRRWTPAALQTVVQPTVPAQDDVMPEESRQKLRFANLSTKFVALAKLASASDQHDAIARRHIGEMTTEFAQLNKDIYFSTYYASENIFRAYPNATSTSTYNIKQAAGTSVSSRACANSTYYM; this is encoded by the exons ATGAAGAAAGCAAATGAGAAGCTCGGGCCATTCCTGGGTAGGCACCCTGGTTTGGCTGAAGACTTCAATGAATGCATCAATGAAAGTATGAGTGAGGATGAATTTGAAGCAAGATGGGCAGAAATGATTGCAAAGTGGGATTTAGCTGAGCATGAAACATTTCTATGGTTGAAGAAGTATGCAAAATTTTGGGTTCCATGCTACTACAGACATCGATTCTTCCCATTTTTGCAATCAACTCAGAGGAGTGAGGGATTTAACGCTGTTCTAAAACGTTACATCAACCCTCACAACTCAATCAAGCATTTTGTTAAACAATATGAGAAGCTACAGCAACGGATATTGGGTAAGGAGGGCCACAATGATTTCCGCACGGATGAGCTTGAGCCAGATCCATGGTCGTCGTTCCCTATTGAGAAGCAAGCCTTGGCTGTGTACACACGTCCCATCTACCATCGGTTCAGGAAGGAGTTCGCGCTCATTGGCTGTTATAATGTCCAACCACAGGGCAATAATTTGTACCAGCTAGTTCCTAACAATGAGAAGTGCTATCCTTATGGTGGAAGGTACTACATGGTTAATGATAATGGTGGGCAATTCAACTGCGAGTGCTGCAAGTTTGAGCGTGACG ATCAATACATATTACGAAGATGGACTCCAGCTGCATTGCAAACTGTGGTTCAGCCAACTGTCCCAGCACAAGATGATGTTATGCCTGAAGAATCACGGCAGAAATTGCGGTTTGCAAACTTGTCAACTAAGTTTGTTGCTTTGGCTAAACTAGCAAGTGCATCAGACCAGCATGATGCTATTGCTCGTAGACACATCGGAGAAATGACAACTGAGTTTGCACAACTAAACAAG GACATCTACTTCAGCACCTACTACGCATCAGAGAACATCTTCAGGGCCTACCCGAACGCGACCAGTACCTCCACCTACAACATCAAACAGGCAGCAGGCACCTCGGTCAGCTCCAGGGCATGTGCCAACAGCACATACTACATGTGA
- the LOC139832690 gene encoding protein FAR1-RELATED SEQUENCE 5-like — MSGLDLNLEPDDVDMEDAGINGSDPFFCTQAAQTEVVDESQDPLLAEHGGQGGDSDVHSGGGQQFNAAPPPANPSTENINTTTTPTTTLSGSSNPELADHGADGVAPNEEVASSPQEPFLGMRFDTIEDAREHYNAYSKRMGFSIKSNTSLRQPFSKVVRKQQFVCNKYRAPKTEEQIQEERVKIVEEVSPVQLDDEDGDGEEAGPSKKPKTAGVKRQREKIKQTKCPAKMCVKLINNKYEVTYFIAEHNHPMLVKPSLTKYLRSHKGIPRDEREFLKCLHDCNLETGRMMTVMSSLYGEECSVPYDPKAITNLRTSLRKEEKEWDIAETVAYFAELKDKDPGFYSRISFDEEHRVENIFWVDSAARKAYTEAYHDCVSFDTTFLTNQFNMPFAPFVGINRHGSPSCLAVVS; from the coding sequence ATGAGTGGTTTGGACCTGAACCTAGAACCAGACGATGTCGACATGGAAGATGCAGGAATAAATGGCAGTGACCCCTTTTTCTGCACTCAAGCTGCCCAGACGGAGGTTGTCGATGAGTCTCAGGACCCACTCCTTGCTGAGCATGGTGGACAAGGTGGCGACTCTGATGTGCACAGTGGTGGAGGGCAGCAATTCAATGCAGCACCACCTCCAGCAAATCCTAGCACTGAAAACATAAACACAACGACTACGCCTACTACAACCCTTTCTGGTTCTTCTAACCCTGAGTTGGCGGATCATGGTGCTGACGGAGTTGCTCCTAATGAAGAAGTTGCATCTAGTCCTCAAGAACCCTTCCTTGGTATGCGATTTGACACAATCGAAGATGCCAGAGAGCACTACAATGCTTACTCAAAAAGAATGGGGTTTTCTATCAAATCAAACACATCACTGAGGCAACCTTTCAGTAAGGTGGTGCGGAAGCAACAATTTGTGTGCAACAAGTATCGGGCACCGAAAACAGAAGAGCAAATTCAAGAGGAGAGAGTCAAAATTGTAGAAGAGGTTAGCCCTGTCCAGCTAGATGATGAAGACGGGGATGGAGAAGAAGCTGGACCGTCCaagaaaccaaaaactgcaggaGTTAAGCGGCAAAGGGAAAAAATAAAGCAAACCAAGTGTCCAGCAAAAATGTGTGTGAAGTTGATTAACAACAAATATGAAGTGACATATTTTATTGCAGAACACAATCACCCCATGCTTGTGAAACCTTCACTGACAAAGTACCTGAGATCACACAAAGGCATACCTAGAGATGAAAGGGAGTTCCTGAAATGCCTACATGACTGCAACTTAGAAACTGGGCGTATGATGACAGTGATGTCTTCTCTTTATGGTGAAGAATGTTCCGTCCCCTATGATCCAAAAGCTATAACAAATCTGCGAACAAGtttgaggaaggaggagaaggaatgggACATTGCTGAGACAGTGGCTTATTTTGCAGAGTTGAAGGACAAGGACCCGGGTTTCTACTCTCGAATTTCTTTTGATGAAGAGCACAGGGTTGAAAACATTTTCTGGGTTGACAGTGCTGCAAGGAAGGCTTACACAGAAGCATATCATGATTGTGTGTCATTTGATACAACTTTCTTGACTAATCAGTTCAATATGCCATTTGCTCCATTTGTTGGGATAAACAGACATGGCAGTCCTTCATGCTTGGCTGTGGTTTCCTAA